The Carnobacterium divergens genome includes a window with the following:
- a CDS encoding DUF2187 domain-containing protein produces the protein MGNKITNEIQSVVETELRKGASKSRIATLLGVPYEEANAIIDAVKESFRPDLGDEIKFTFRDEKMAGVIKKLLTNSAVVEIFWEQSSPTMKDICETKTIVNFKDIIEVTNAEATS, from the coding sequence ATGGGAAATAAAATCACTAACGAAATTCAATCAGTTGTTGAAACCGAGCTTCGTAAAGGTGCAAGTAAGTCAAGAATTGCAACGCTTTTGGGCGTACCCTATGAAGAAGCAAATGCAATTATTGATGCAGTTAAAGAATCATTTAGACCAGATCTAGGTGATGAGATCAAATTTACTTTTAGAGATGAAAAGATGGCTGGTGTTATTAAAAAACTATTAACCAACAGTGCCGTCGTTGAAATTTTTTGGGAACAATCGTCTCCAACAATGAAAGATATTTGTGAAACGAAAACGATTGTGAACTTTAAAGACATCATTGAAGTTACAAATGCTGAGGCTACTTCCTAA
- a CDS encoding aldo/keto reductase, whose product MNTKIPSFKLANTIEVPQLGLGVFLVEDEQELTQSVLAAIKHGYRHIDTAAIYHNEALVGEALQTSGIPRSELFLTSKVWNDAITYEDTIAAFETTLKKLKTDYLDLYLIHWPSEGYLEKWRALEALYEEGKIRAIGVSNFEINHLEKLMQEAKIKPMINQVETNPYFQQTELHDYLVKEGIQHEAWGPLGQGKGNVLEDNVIQELAEKYQKTPAQIILRWHLDRQVIAIPKSIHETRIQENREIFDFHLSKEDLAKMASIDKNQRGGADPTDDAWLAETTKMSLSE is encoded by the coding sequence ATGAATACAAAAATACCCTCATTTAAATTAGCAAATACAATCGAAGTCCCACAATTAGGTCTAGGGGTTTTTCTTGTAGAAGATGAACAAGAATTAACACAGTCTGTTTTAGCCGCTATTAAACACGGCTATCGTCATATTGACACAGCAGCAATCTATCATAATGAAGCACTAGTAGGAGAGGCACTACAAACAAGCGGGATTCCTCGCAGTGAATTATTTCTTACGTCAAAAGTTTGGAATGACGCCATCACTTATGAGGACACGATAGCAGCATTTGAAACAACCTTAAAAAAATTAAAAACCGATTATTTAGATTTGTATTTAATCCATTGGCCTAGTGAAGGGTACCTTGAAAAATGGCGTGCATTAGAAGCTTTGTATGAAGAAGGAAAAATTCGTGCCATTGGCGTTTCAAATTTTGAAATCAATCATTTAGAAAAATTAATGCAAGAGGCAAAAATTAAGCCGATGATCAATCAAGTGGAAACAAATCCCTATTTTCAACAAACGGAGCTACATGATTATTTAGTGAAAGAAGGCATTCAACATGAAGCCTGGGGACCTTTAGGTCAAGGGAAAGGAAATGTTTTAGAAGATAACGTTATTCAAGAATTGGCTGAAAAATATCAAAAAACACCTGCCCAAATTATTTTACGTTGGCATTTGGATCGCCAAGTGATTGCAATTCCTAAATCAATTCATGAAACGCGCATCCAAGAAAATCGTGAAATTTTTGATTTTCATTTATCAAAGGAGGATCTTGCAAAAATGGCATCGATTGATAAAAATCAACGTGGTGGAGCAGATCCAACCGATGATGCTTGGTTAGCAGAAACCACAAAAATGTCACTGAGTGAATAA
- the fabK gene encoding enoyl-[acyl-carrier-protein] reductase FabK, with amino-acid sequence MQSELCEKLGIKYPIIQGAMAWVANAELASAVSNAGGLGIIASGHAPEEVVREQIRQAKEKTDQPFGVNIMLLSPHVEAVVNAVCEEGVKVVTTGAGSPGKYMKKFREHGIIVIPVVASVALARRMEKDGADAIIVEGMEAGGHIGKLTTMVMVPQVVDAVSIPVIAAGGIGDGRGMAAAFMLGASAVQLGTRFLVAHECTIHQNFKNAVLKARDIDTTVTGQITGHPVRTIRNKLTRLYDKAEKEETSKDQPDFERLEAIGKGALRRAVIDGDMDAGSMMSGQIAGLVKTEQSCEEIIQELMSESQTVIEQQKKAFI; translated from the coding sequence ATGCAATCAGAATTATGCGAAAAACTTGGAATCAAGTATCCAATCATTCAAGGAGCAATGGCGTGGGTAGCAAATGCAGAACTTGCAAGTGCTGTTTCTAACGCTGGTGGATTGGGGATTATTGCCTCAGGACATGCACCTGAAGAAGTGGTTCGTGAACAGATCAGGCAGGCGAAAGAAAAAACAGATCAACCTTTTGGAGTAAATATTATGTTGCTTTCTCCCCATGTGGAGGCAGTGGTGAATGCTGTCTGTGAGGAAGGCGTTAAAGTAGTTACTACAGGCGCTGGAAGTCCAGGGAAATACATGAAAAAGTTCCGTGAACATGGCATTATTGTTATTCCTGTCGTTGCTTCGGTAGCATTAGCTAGACGAATGGAAAAAGACGGTGCGGATGCAATTATTGTCGAGGGAATGGAAGCCGGTGGCCATATTGGAAAATTAACCACGATGGTCATGGTTCCTCAAGTAGTGGATGCTGTTTCAATTCCTGTGATTGCAGCAGGTGGAATCGGAGATGGTCGTGGAATGGCAGCAGCCTTTATGTTAGGCGCTTCTGCTGTTCAACTTGGAACAAGATTCCTCGTTGCCCATGAATGCACGATCCACCAAAACTTTAAAAATGCCGTTTTAAAAGCTAGAGATATCGACACCACGGTTACGGGTCAAATTACTGGACATCCTGTTCGGACAATCCGTAATAAACTAACGCGTCTATATGATAAAGCAGAAAAAGAAGAGACCAGTAAAGATCAACCCGATTTTGAGCGTTTAGAAGCGATTGGTAAAGGTGCCTTAAGACGTGCTGTTATCGATGGCGATATGGACGCGGGGTCAATGATGTCAGGTCAAATTGCAGGACTTGTAAAAACTGAACAAAGCTGTGAAGAAATCATTCAAGAACTAATGTCTGAATCGCAAACAGTGATCGAACAACAAAAAAAAGCCTTTATTTAA
- a CDS encoding beta-ketoacyl-ACP synthase III — protein sequence MEAKIISTGSYLPSTSVPNQQLETLMDTNDEWIKSRTGIEARHLSETENTSVLCGKAAIKMLDKANVSALEVDLIIVATMTPDYQTPSTACLVQEYIGARQVMAFDINAACSGFVYALSIAEKMVQSGNFRYALVLGGEVMSKVIDWEDRSTAVLFGDGAGGVLLKGVNEKKSFLAEDIHADGSRGLSLTARPLTTKDPFSKTTDEIQQTGYLKMDGRAIFDFSIRNVPASIRQLAEIGETQLAEVDYYLLHQANYRIVEAIAKKLKLPMSKFKTNMQHYGNTSAASIPILLDEVVSSGELKLGSGQKIVLTGFGGGLTWASILIEL from the coding sequence ATGGAAGCAAAAATAATTAGCACTGGAAGTTACCTCCCATCAACTAGCGTTCCTAATCAACAATTAGAAACGCTAATGGATACCAATGATGAATGGATAAAATCCAGAACAGGAATTGAAGCGAGGCATTTAAGCGAAACTGAAAATACCTCAGTACTTTGTGGAAAAGCAGCAATCAAAATGCTTGATAAAGCAAACGTATCCGCTTTAGAAGTCGATTTAATTATTGTGGCAACCATGACCCCAGATTATCAGACCCCCTCAACAGCTTGTTTAGTTCAAGAATATATTGGTGCTAGACAAGTAATGGCCTTTGATATCAATGCAGCGTGTTCAGGTTTTGTCTACGCGCTTTCAATTGCTGAGAAAATGGTGCAAAGTGGAAATTTTCGTTATGCACTTGTTCTAGGCGGAGAAGTGATGTCGAAAGTAATTGATTGGGAAGATAGAAGTACAGCGGTTCTTTTTGGAGATGGCGCAGGAGGCGTGTTATTAAAAGGAGTAAATGAAAAAAAATCATTTCTCGCTGAAGATATTCATGCTGATGGTAGTCGCGGCCTTTCATTAACAGCAAGACCTTTAACAACGAAAGATCCTTTTTCAAAAACAACAGATGAGATACAGCAAACGGGTTATTTAAAAATGGATGGGCGAGCAATATTTGATTTTTCAATCCGAAATGTGCCAGCTAGTATTCGTCAACTTGCTGAAATTGGAGAGACTCAGCTTGCGGAAGTGGATTATTATTTACTTCATCAAGCAAACTACCGAATCGTTGAAGCGATTGCAAAAAAACTAAAACTTCCGATGAGCAAATTCAAAACGAATATGCAACACTACGGAAACACCTCTGCTGCCAGTATTCCTATTCTATTAGATGAAGTTGTTTCATCTGGAGAATTGAAATTAGGCAGTGGACAAAAAATTGTATTGACCGGTTTTGGCGGAGGCTTGACATGGGCTTCGATCTTAATCGAGTTATAA
- a CDS encoding response regulator transcription factor has protein sequence MKTILIADDDPNINKMVQRFLESLSYRVVTATDGAEAIDAIETHSIDLAILDIMMPLKNGYEVCQEIRQQYSIPIILLTAKGEIVDKEKGFQAGTDDYITKPFELKELEFRMNALFRRYQIPNNPLIAIGKLTIDQKNYLVTLGSKELFLPLKEFELLTKLASYPKKIFTRDELIESIWGMDYEGNDRTVDVHIKRLREHLTKDSGVAITTIRGLGYRLEEQV, from the coding sequence ATGAAAACAATTTTAATTGCCGATGACGATCCAAATATTAATAAAATGGTTCAGCGCTTTCTTGAATCGTTGTCTTATCGGGTAGTGACCGCTACAGATGGAGCTGAAGCTATTGATGCTATCGAAACCCATTCGATTGATTTAGCGATTTTAGATATTATGATGCCTCTAAAAAACGGATATGAAGTTTGCCAGGAAATCCGACAACAGTACAGCATTCCAATTATTTTATTGACTGCAAAAGGAGAAATTGTAGATAAAGAAAAAGGCTTCCAAGCGGGGACTGATGATTATATTACCAAACCTTTTGAATTAAAAGAACTTGAATTTAGAATGAACGCGCTATTTCGTCGGTATCAGATTCCAAATAACCCGTTAATTGCCATTGGAAAACTAACGATTGATCAAAAGAATTATCTGGTGACCCTAGGAAGCAAGGAACTCTTTCTTCCATTAAAGGAATTTGAATTGCTAACAAAACTTGCCAGCTATCCTAAAAAAATTTTTACTCGTGATGAATTGATTGAATCTATTTGGGGAATGGATTACGAAGGAAATGACAGAACTGTAGACGTTCATATCAAACGATTACGAGAGCATTTGACAAAAGATTCTGGTGTTGCGATTACTACTATTCGCGGGCTTGGCTATCGATTGGAGGAACAAGTATGA
- a CDS encoding winged helix-turn-helix transcriptional regulator, translating into MKTTYTYNIGVEATMEVIGGKWKPIILCNLRHQKMRTNELKKAIPGITQKMLTQQLRELERDQIVNRIVYSQVPPKVEYELSAYGLTLSTILDQLCSWGEIRVQKLAEEGNDVTLLSKSDCPEID; encoded by the coding sequence ATGAAAACAACGTATACTTATAATATTGGTGTTGAAGCAACGATGGAAGTAATTGGAGGAAAATGGAAACCAATTATTCTCTGTAACCTACGCCATCAAAAAATGCGCACAAATGAATTAAAAAAAGCCATTCCAGGAATCACTCAAAAAATGCTGACACAACAATTGCGTGAGTTAGAACGTGATCAAATAGTAAATCGCATCGTCTACTCACAAGTTCCACCTAAAGTCGAATACGAATTAAGTGCATATGGCCTTACTCTTAGCACTATTCTGGATCAGCTTTGTTCATGGGGAGAAATCAGAGTCCAAAAGCTTGCCGAAGAAGGCAATGATGTCACACTATTATCAAAATCGGATTGTCCTGAAATTGACTAA
- a CDS encoding ABC transporter permease, producing the protein MFLAWREIKHTKLRYSLIALIMIMIIWLVLFVTGLANGLASDNASAIKESAASYFLIEKDSDNRFARSTVTEKQVSEVEKDLGKKATGLRVQMSTVSTKKDTNKTDVSYFSFDSTSFLKPELTDGHFGKSGSNEVVADQKLKNQGYSLGSTIKDVATNQTFKITGFTKKQTYSHTGVVFLTPVQWKEVQVPQKAADNTYNAIALDITEDKATTLNYSDLVTASKNDIVTNIPGYSEEQGSLTMMITFLYIIAAFVLTVFFYVITIQKVDQFGMLKAIGAKTSYLAKSLLSQIATLSVISLLIGNLLTYGVAALLPESMPFNLTPITALASSLLFLAVALIGSLLSLYRVAKVDAIEAIGGNN; encoded by the coding sequence ATGTTTTTAGCATGGCGTGAAATAAAACATACAAAATTAAGATATAGCTTAATCGCTTTGATTATGATCATGATTATCTGGTTAGTACTATTCGTAACAGGTTTAGCTAATGGATTAGCAAGTGACAACGCTTCAGCGATTAAGGAAAGTGCAGCTTCTTATTTTTTAATTGAAAAAGATTCAGATAATCGTTTCGCACGTTCGACTGTTACTGAAAAACAAGTGAGTGAAGTTGAAAAAGATCTTGGAAAAAAAGCTACTGGACTTCGTGTTCAAATGAGTACCGTTAGTACGAAAAAAGATACAAATAAGACGGACGTCTCTTATTTTTCATTTGATTCAACTAGTTTCTTAAAGCCTGAATTAACAGACGGTCATTTTGGAAAAAGTGGAAGTAACGAAGTCGTTGCAGATCAAAAATTGAAAAATCAAGGCTACTCTCTTGGATCTACGATTAAAGACGTGGCAACGAATCAGACCTTTAAAATTACAGGATTTACTAAAAAACAAACTTACAGTCATACTGGTGTAGTTTTCCTAACTCCTGTTCAATGGAAAGAAGTTCAAGTACCTCAAAAAGCAGCTGACAACACGTATAATGCAATTGCATTAGATATCACTGAGGATAAAGCAACGACTTTAAATTATTCGGATTTAGTCACAGCCAGTAAAAACGACATCGTAACGAATATTCCTGGTTATTCAGAGGAACAAGGTTCGTTAACCATGATGATTACGTTCTTATATATCATTGCAGCCTTTGTTCTAACTGTTTTCTTCTATGTTATTACGATTCAAAAAGTTGATCAATTCGGCATGTTGAAAGCCATTGGTGCTAAAACAAGTTACTTGGCTAAAAGTTTGCTCTCACAAATTGCTACCCTTTCCGTTATAAGCCTTTTAATTGGAAATCTTTTAACGTATGGTGTTGCCGCGTTACTACCTGAAAGTATGCCTTTTAATTTAACACCTATTACAGCACTGGCTTCTTCATTACTATTTTTAGCAGTCGCATTAATTGGTTCGTTATTGTCACTGTACCGCGTTGCTAAAGTAGATGCTATTGAAGCGATTGGAGGGAATAACTAA
- a CDS encoding MarR family winged helix-turn-helix transcriptional regulator, with amino-acid sequence MADSFELINDYLVEVFNEILIIEETALQNSSFQDVSIKEMHTVEAIGMYRKRTTSEVARKLSITVGTLTVAVNNLVKKGYVERIRSENDRRVVKLGLTKRGRLLYRLHDKFHKEMVKETVEGMNQEEIEILIKGLGNLHGFLDKTQNKLKEQG; translated from the coding sequence GTGGCAGACTCATTTGAACTGATTAATGATTACTTAGTTGAAGTGTTTAACGAAATCTTGATTATTGAAGAGACCGCATTGCAAAATAGCAGTTTCCAAGATGTATCAATCAAAGAGATGCATACCGTTGAAGCTATTGGTATGTATCGCAAACGAACTACTTCTGAAGTCGCTAGAAAATTATCGATCACTGTTGGAACTTTAACTGTTGCGGTTAACAACCTAGTAAAAAAAGGCTATGTTGAGCGAATTAGAAGTGAAAATGATCGACGAGTAGTAAAGCTTGGACTAACTAAGAGAGGACGATTATTGTATCGTCTTCATGACAAATTCCATAAAGAGATGGTAAAAGAAACCGTAGAAGGCATGAACCAAGAAGAGATTGAAATTCTCATCAAAGGTTTAGGGAATTTACATGGTTTCTTAGATAAAACCCAAAATAAATTGAAAGAACAGGGCTGA
- a CDS encoding ABC transporter ATP-binding protein translates to MTDKLVLNQISKYYQDGSEQIEVLKNLSLTVKEGEFVAIVGPSGAGKSTFLSIAGALLSPSEGEVRIGNVSLNSLNQKQWTNLRLNSIGFIFQGGNLIPYLTVLDQLLLLPKLSGSKEDHKQRALDLLTDLGLKHRLNQYPDKLSGGEKQRVAIARALMNDPDIILADEPTASLDSQRGYQVVEMIAKEVHKNNKAAVMVTHDERVLELVDRVLRIEDGQLYPV, encoded by the coding sequence ATGACAGATAAATTAGTCTTAAATCAAATTTCAAAATATTATCAAGATGGTTCAGAACAAATTGAAGTGTTAAAAAACCTTTCGTTAACGGTAAAAGAAGGAGAATTTGTCGCGATTGTCGGTCCTAGTGGCGCTGGTAAAAGTACGTTCCTTTCTATTGCTGGAGCCTTACTATCTCCTAGTGAAGGAGAAGTAAGAATCGGCAATGTTTCCTTGAATAGTTTAAACCAAAAACAATGGACCAACTTACGTCTTAATTCAATCGGCTTTATTTTTCAAGGTGGCAATTTGATTCCCTATTTAACCGTTTTGGATCAATTATTATTGCTTCCAAAATTAAGTGGATCAAAGGAGGATCATAAACAACGTGCACTCGATTTATTAACCGATTTAGGTCTAAAACATCGCCTAAATCAATATCCAGATAAACTATCTGGTGGAGAAAAACAACGAGTGGCAATTGCTCGTGCTTTAATGAATGACCCAGATATTATTTTAGCAGATGAACCAACTGCAAGCCTAGACTCTCAAAGAGGCTATCAAGTCGTGGAAATGATTGCTAAAGAGGTTCATAAAAATAATAAAGCCGCTGTGATGGTGACCCATGATGAACGTGTTTTAGAATTAGTCGATCGCGTTCTGCGCATTGAAGATGGACAACTGTATCCTGTTTAA
- a CDS encoding SDR family NAD(P)-dependent oxidoreductase — protein MEMQLRGKRVLVTGSTKGIGLGIVKEVAREGSDVIINGRDKEGVNTLVALLKDEFPTVSFYEAPYDLSTDFGIQQLKENFPKIDVLVNNLGIFQPMNYFEIEENDWTTFFKTNVLAGNELAKFYLPKMLEQNFGRIIFIASEEAIMPSGEMPQYSMTKTMNLSLAKSLSKLTIGSQVTINTVMPGPTLTEGVEKMIEEMYKGRSLSREEQQQAFMREHRPMSQIQRLIEPSEIGRFIAFIASPLASSFSGEALRIDGGMVPTIV, from the coding sequence ATGGAAATGCAACTAAGAGGAAAACGTGTATTAGTAACAGGATCAACAAAGGGAATTGGCCTTGGAATTGTTAAGGAAGTTGCTAGAGAAGGCAGCGATGTGATTATTAATGGTCGAGATAAAGAAGGGGTTAACACATTGGTAGCTTTATTAAAAGATGAATTTCCTACTGTCTCATTTTATGAAGCACCTTATGATTTATCAACCGACTTTGGGATTCAACAGTTAAAAGAAAATTTTCCAAAGATCGATGTCTTAGTGAATAATTTAGGGATATTTCAACCAATGAACTATTTTGAGATTGAAGAAAACGACTGGACCACTTTTTTTAAAACCAATGTTCTAGCTGGAAATGAATTAGCTAAATTTTATTTACCTAAAATGCTTGAGCAAAATTTTGGTCGCATTATTTTTATCGCTAGTGAAGAGGCGATTATGCCATCTGGTGAGATGCCGCAATACAGTATGACGAAAACCATGAATTTGTCACTGGCTAAAAGTTTATCAAAATTAACAATTGGAAGTCAGGTTACTATCAATACCGTTATGCCAGGCCCAACGTTAACTGAAGGGGTAGAAAAAATGATTGAAGAGATGTACAAAGGCCGTTCACTATCTCGTGAAGAACAGCAACAAGCATTTATGAGGGAACATCGCCCAATGTCTCAAATTCAACGTTTAATTGAACCTTCAGAAATTGGTCGGTTTATTGCCTTTATTGCCAGTCCGTTAGCAAGTAGTTTTTCTGGCGAAGCACTAAGAATTGACGGCGGAATGGTTCCCACTATAGTTTAA
- the fabD gene encoding ACP S-malonyltransferase: MKIAFVYSGQGAQYQGMGQELYENNQVVRDVFQHASDALKMDMTSLCFDENEQLNQTTYTQPAILTVSMAIDALLKEHGVVPEVVAGLSLGEYSALVKAGVLDFTTAVQLVKKRGQFMTEAVPAGDGAMSAVMGLDRKTIEEACIAASDSGVVSPANYNMPGQIVIAGLKEAVAKATLLLEEKGAKRIIPLQVSGPFHTALLKPAAIELANELEAIEFHPLNLPVISNTTAKIITDKADVKPLLTQQVMSPVLWEDSVNTMIDMGVDTFIEVGPGKALSSFIKKINRNVTILNVENQKTLDKTIETLKGMST; the protein is encoded by the coding sequence ATGAAAATCGCTTTTGTATATAGTGGTCAAGGAGCACAGTATCAAGGGATGGGCCAAGAACTCTATGAAAATAATCAAGTTGTAAGAGATGTTTTTCAGCATGCAAGTGATGCGCTAAAAATGGATATGACTTCTCTGTGTTTTGATGAAAATGAACAATTAAATCAAACAACTTATACACAACCTGCTATTTTAACAGTGAGCATGGCAATTGATGCCCTTCTTAAAGAGCATGGCGTAGTACCTGAAGTAGTGGCTGGTTTGAGCTTAGGAGAGTATAGCGCTCTAGTAAAAGCAGGTGTTTTAGATTTTACAACAGCTGTTCAATTAGTGAAAAAGCGTGGACAATTTATGACTGAAGCTGTTCCAGCAGGAGATGGAGCTATGAGTGCTGTAATGGGATTAGATCGAAAAACCATTGAAGAAGCATGTATAGCAGCCAGTGATAGCGGTGTCGTTTCTCCAGCGAATTACAATATGCCTGGCCAAATTGTCATTGCAGGATTAAAAGAAGCGGTCGCTAAGGCAACTCTATTATTAGAAGAAAAAGGAGCGAAACGAATCATTCCTCTTCAAGTAAGCGGGCCCTTCCATACAGCTTTATTAAAACCAGCAGCGATAGAATTAGCCAATGAACTGGAAGCCATTGAATTTCATCCGCTAAACTTACCAGTCATCAGCAATACGACTGCAAAGATAATTACAGATAAAGCAGATGTAAAACCACTTCTGACACAACAAGTGATGTCGCCAGTTTTATGGGAAGATAGCGTTAATACAATGATTGACATGGGCGTGGACACTTTTATCGAAGTTGGACCTGGAAAAGCCTTAAGCAGCTTTATTAAAAAAATTAATCGGAATGTAACAATTTTAAATGTTGAAAATCAAAAAACGCTAGACAAAACGATTGAAACATTGAAAGGAATGAGTACATGA
- a CDS encoding acyl carrier protein has translation MTFEKIQAIIVDQLGKEEEEVQLTTNFREDLEADSLDLFQIINDIEDEFDIKIESEEGLNTVQDIVNFVEAELKNK, from the coding sequence ATGACATTCGAAAAAATTCAAGCAATTATTGTAGACCAATTAGGTAAAGAAGAAGAAGAGGTACAATTAACAACAAACTTCCGTGAAGATTTAGAAGCAGATAGTTTAGACTTATTCCAAATCATCAACGACATCGAAGACGAATTTGACATCAAAATCGAATCAGAAGAAGGCTTAAACACAGTTCAAGACATCGTTAACTTTGTAGAAGCTGAATTAAAAAATAAATAA
- a CDS encoding sensor histidine kinase encodes MKTLYQRIVAITFLVMIVSIGVAFLISNVYYQYHLKPINDQKLTYVAKDIQQFYNENPTLNQESYFNHISQLGYEIYQVKSDGSDIEYGDSFRKKTLEKEVIQSVLDGTIYHGIANFPKSIFITGFFDNDLRNTIGFPIKNGEQTSAVFIRSDPTKQFGELRIFLVMLLVFSVLIGFILIFLSSYFIVSPIKRLTTVTKEITDGQSVEIHPTKRKDEIGQLTNSFATMTTELNKAEKARQEFVANVSHEIQTPLTSIQGFTSILKDEKLSLEQRENYLTIIETETSRLSSLTKQLLTLAYLDNENQLIQKQPVAIHQQIKHYLKLMQWKWQEKDLYIVTELPPTFVLGNENFLYQVWQNLITNAIRYAPQGGEITITLSDEADQTLLTIYNNGPGIDPEKLPYLFDRFYRVDENRSNTDGGSGLGLAITKKIIQLHGGTISVSSSDETGTTFTITFPK; translated from the coding sequence ATGAAGACGCTCTATCAACGGATTGTAGCCATTACCTTTTTAGTGATGATTGTAAGTATTGGCGTAGCTTTTTTGATTTCAAATGTGTATTATCAATATCACCTAAAGCCTATCAACGATCAGAAATTAACTTATGTAGCAAAGGATATTCAACAATTTTATAACGAAAATCCAACCTTAAATCAAGAAAGCTACTTCAACCATATTAGTCAGCTTGGTTATGAAATTTATCAGGTGAAATCAGATGGAAGTGATATCGAATATGGGGATTCTTTCAGAAAGAAAACGTTAGAAAAAGAAGTCATTCAGTCTGTGTTAGACGGAACCATTTATCATGGGATTGCGAATTTTCCAAAGAGCATTTTTATTACCGGTTTTTTTGACAATGATTTACGAAATACCATTGGATTTCCGATAAAAAATGGCGAACAAACCAGTGCGGTCTTTATCCGATCCGATCCTACCAAGCAATTTGGTGAGTTGCGAATTTTCTTAGTGATGTTGCTTGTATTTAGTGTTTTAATTGGCTTTATTCTTATTTTTTTAAGTAGCTATTTTATTGTTTCTCCTATTAAAAGGTTGACAACTGTTACAAAAGAAATTACAGACGGCCAATCCGTTGAAATCCATCCCACTAAAAGAAAAGATGAAATTGGGCAATTAACCAATTCCTTTGCAACAATGACAACAGAATTGAATAAAGCCGAAAAGGCGCGACAAGAGTTCGTTGCCAATGTCTCCCATGAAATTCAGACTCCTTTGACTTCTATTCAAGGTTTTACTTCGATTTTAAAAGATGAGAAATTATCTTTAGAACAACGAGAAAATTATTTAACAATAATCGAAACGGAAACGTCACGACTTTCTAGCTTGACGAAACAACTTTTGACACTAGCTTATTTAGACAATGAAAATCAATTAATACAAAAACAGCCAGTTGCCATTCATCAACAAATCAAACATTATTTAAAACTCATGCAATGGAAGTGGCAAGAAAAGGATCTTTACATCGTAACAGAATTGCCCCCTACCTTCGTATTAGGAAATGAGAATTTTTTATATCAAGTCTGGCAAAATTTAATAACCAATGCCATTCGTTATGCTCCACAAGGTGGCGAAATTACTATTACACTTTCAGATGAAGCTGATCAAACGCTTCTAACAATCTACAATAATGGGCCAGGAATTGATCCTGAGAAATTGCCTTATTTATTTGACCGTTTTTACCGCGTAGATGAAAATCGCAGCAATACTGATGGTGGTAGCGGTCTGGGGTTGGCTATTACAAAAAAAATCATTCAGTTGCACGGTGGCACCATTTCAGTTTCTAGTTCCGACGAAACTGGAACAACCTTTACGATTACTTTTCCAAAATAA